The Maniola jurtina chromosome 9, ilManJurt1.1, whole genome shotgun sequence genomic sequence gaaattacagacagacacttcaattttatttattagtatagatacctaGCTAAGTTTGCATTctttgtaacccccgacccaaaaagaggggtgttataagtttgacgtgtgtatctgtgtgtggcatcgtagctcctaaactgatgaaccgattttaatttagtttttttgtttgagaggtggcttgatcgagagtattcttagctataatccaagaaaatcggttcagccgtttgaaagttatcagctcttttctagttactgtaaccttcacttgtcgggggtgttataaatttttaatttaagtacacttgttattattgtacctaccattgttttaaattaagtctCTATAGGAAACTATTtgtttttgagaaaataaaccCTTTAAATCTAATGGAAATGTATCATTCGCTAACGAGGCGCAGGTATACCTCCAAACAATTGATTTATGCGTAGCTTTTTACGAgcagaaacatattttttaacacGAAATACGTTCGCAAAAGCCTGTTTACCCTTATACCGTCGACTGGGCGTCGGAGGCGGGAAATTGCACGCCATAAAACACTGAACGTCGTATTTCCCCGCGAATGAAAAAGCGACACTTTATGGTACGCGTATTGTTATTGTGcctatatctatatctatattttaACTGCGCTACATATATTGACTTAACAACATATATACTCGACTTAATGTGTGTTTCAATAATAGCCTTTGATACCACGGTCTTAAAGAGACAGGTAAAATGCTGACTGATCATCTTAACTCTTGTTTTGGACTATCGActgtaaagaaaatatttaaattgtgtTAAAGACAACCTAAACTCCTCTCTCAAGCATACaagtttcttcacgatattttccttcgccgttaaagcaagtgatatataatTGCTAACGGGCATAGGTAAGTAACTCtaaaaaaagttagaggtgtgtgcccgaaATTGACCCCCGACTAGGAAGGCAACGTCtattaggctatcaccacttaaaTTACCAGTATAATTTTTAATGTGGTTAATGAAGGTAAGAGGGTAATAAAGTTCGGTAACATAATGCTATCACCTCAGTTGACGGCTCGGGCAGCAATTAAGGGGAAGTTAGCCGCTGCTGCGGCAATTAGCAGCGGATGAATTACGCTGCTACTTAGTACTTGCGGCGAGCGATAAACGAGCAATCCCGACCCACTGGCTAACTGTACCTCCGTACTGGACTAATTGTTAACCGACTTCTATAAAGGAGGTTGTGTGTTCCCGTATTATCGTTATTTTTAAGTCCAAGGACCATCATAATTAATCTatcaacaataaataattatattaatgaataaCACTTGGTTCTACGATGAAGAAATTGTGAGGaaatgcctgaaagttctccaaaAGTTAAatgagaagtctgccaatccgcactaggtcagcgcggcagactatgacctaaaatATAGGTCCTAAACCCTTCtgaatctgagaggagacctgtgcttagcGGTGGACTGGCGATAGGTTGCGACTGATGAtcacatatttttagggttccgtacctcaaaaggaaaaaaggaacccttagaaaatcacttcgttgtctgtctgtcgtgtcggtcaagaaaacctataaggtacctacttcccgttcacctaggatcatgaaatttggcaagttgGTAGGTCttaatccaaaaaccgtgaatttgtggttagatcacaaaaaaaaatgaatacttagtattttaaattttcaaagtaagataactaagtatatgTGGGCGTGtttgctttataaaattattatatagaatCTTCTTTAATAATAACCTCTTTCGGTCTAATATTCATTAATATAGAACCTTCTTGTTAAAAAACCTCCACGATCCTAGCGCCGCCTAGTGTGAGTTTCCTGAAGATCTCTTTTTCAAACTGAATTGGCGCCAATAGTTAGAACTAATTGTCCTAATAGAATTTATAAGTTGATAAATATGACCTTCTGTTATTtgttttgatattaattaaatatcttattattcttaagatatttattatgttatttaacttgataattatttaattaagaaatataGAAAATGTTAATTGACTCCATTTTGTGACGAATCACGTTGGTCACGCCAGAGGGCGTGTCTCGGCGGGAAAAGCTAACTTTTGGAAGAAGAGTGGAAGAGTAGACATGTTTctgaatacttaattttattaatgtgattttaaaGGCTAGAGTGTAAATAATTATCTTTGTAACttgaattaatgtttgttatgaTCTATGAATTACAATAATGGCTTTATATTCTGGGATTGTCGCCGacatataccaagtggggtacctaTCCGAAATAATCGCATGTGGGCTCAGCCTTAGGTGCCGTGTTACCAGCTCGAAGCACATAGCGTAACATAATATGCTGAAGTTCATATAATGTTCATTGTGATGTTGTGATGAAGTCGGCGCCACGCTGGGTAGTTGCGGAGCGATGTTTCTGCAACATTCTCGCCGTGGGCGGAACTTTCTCGTGTTACCAAGTTAATGAGTTAACTAACTTTGCTGTCAAAACTAATTACATAATAacgctagctgatgcccgcgacttcgttcccgtggatataaatcacactaatattataaaggagaaagtttgtatgtgtgtgtgtgtgtatgtgtgtgtgtgtgtgtgtgtgtgtgtgtttgtgtgtgtatgtttgttactccttcacgcaaaaacaactagacggattgggctgaaatttggaatggagatacattataccctggattagcacataggctactttttatcccggaaaatcaaagagttcccacgggaattttaaaaaacctacagccacgcgaacgaagtcgcgggtatcagctagtttttaataatcctgtgagaaatcattgattttcctggataaaaagtaatctttgtgttaatccagggtatgttatatatctccattccaaacagccaaatccgtccggtagtttttgcgtgaaagagttactaacatccatccatacatacaaactttctcgtttataatattagtaggatttatttagtaataactgattcccgcggcttcgtccggattctttgcatggatatagtatAAGACctagaaaataaatataggaATTTTCTTCTTGggaaatcaaatagtttccacggaatgtttaaaaactttaattgaTACGaacgaagtcatgggcatcagatagttttcaaataatttgttttgttCTGGAACGTAATAATTTTCTAGGATAGAAAACGGCAAGCAGCCACGCCCATCTCTAATCCAGGGTACATCTTTATTATCATACGAGTAAATAtcattagtaagtatggattcaccgatatttagttatttaaaacgCTCAGTTAGAGATCCGCCTCCCAAATAGACGACGTCTTAAAACCACAAGGCTATTACCACAATTTTCAGTTCAAATGGTCAAGTAGAAATACTTAAGTACCTGGAGCCATAGATTTCACTCGCTCGCTCGTTGCGCGTTTCAGTCAAGCAGCAAGCTGCTAAAATATTCAGGCGCGGGGAGCGAGCTGAACTATATCTACGGTTAGTACCTATGACACTTTACTTttcgccaacgttgatagaattcgagcgtcgaaacataATAACGTAAGAGTAAAGATGTACTGAAGTAGGTActacgattttaatttcgcaaggtttccgctggctgtagatgtgcAGACAaacttgagctataaaacaaggcatATAAGTCCATTTCACTTTGACGTTGGTGTATTTTGAGTTCGAATTCTAACAACAAAGCTGTGATGTGAAATCTCATACTTACCCTCCTGTATTTCGTAATCGTAACTCTTTAtcggtataaaaataaaaataggatgACATCACTGACTCGCCCGAGATAACAGCCAGTCTCGACCATAATGTCGCCGATGAGCAAGCGACTACAGAATCACAAAACAACCGTTGCTGGTCTGGTCAATCTGAACGATGTTACATCGCAGACCGCATCGATGTTGTCAACGTTGAATCATTCTTTAGAGAATCAGACTGCTGTACACATTTTATTCCACACTAAACACTTTATCGCTGACGCTATCTCTAGTGCGCAAACTTTACTGCGTTTTATTTATACTCTTTACATTGATATACTAAATAAAAGATATACAGATATtacggattttttttattttttattatattatacaagtaaACTTTAACAAAGAGCATTTCAATCGTCAAGTGAACCTACCACTGCATGGTTTAGAATGCACGcactaccaaaaaaaaaaattggttgtctgtaaagtcggtttactgacgatagttgaacgtgacaacaaaggccgattgtgcttctttgtcgctcgttccgcgctctcgcttgcacttcaagccttacatggaacgcctcagagcgaggtaacgccgcatgagtcatgttttttcgtgcgtgcagccggctctatcgaattataagacgttgtcacgtcaaaaacaacAAATGACTCAGCGGTTACTCTTGTTCCTTCCTATTCTTTAATTCCTATTTCCTGAAATAAGCTGTAAAGTATGGAGGTTGCGGTGGTAAAGTTTTTCAAAACCACTCCCCACCAAAGAGACTCCTTACCAGACCTGATGAAACAATTTAGAAACAGTATTTTACCAGCTGGAAATCCCTCTGTCCGGTAATCAcaaacctttttaacccccgacccaaaaagaggggtgttataagtttgacgtgtgtatctgtgtatctatgtgtctgtgtatctgtgtatctgtgtatctgtgtatctgtgtatctgtgtatctgtctgtggcatcgtagcgcctaaacgaatgaaccgattttaatttacttttttttgtttgaaaggtggcttgatcgaaagtgttctcagctataatccaaaaaaattggttcaaccgtttaagagttatcagctcttttctagttttcttgtagaagagaaggttagataaccgttaggttcataatattatgtcaattgacaaatgtcaagctgtcaagatggacgttgcctaaatacataattatttatttgaaaatgatgttttggaaaactcagatactttagatcgtagacgcggaatagtccaagaaaatcaggtcagcagtttgaaagttatcaggtcttttcggtcttttcttgttactgtaaccttcacttgtcgggggtgttataaatttttaatttatacttgtcaCTTACAAACACGGTTGGCGAGCTTAATTCATTATACCCATTATACATTACAGAATAAAGTTACTTACTTTGGCTAAATCATTCATTTAAACTTGATTTTGGTTGAAGACATTTACTACTTAGCTTATCTTGGATGTTGAACTATGTATATCAATGATTTTTCACGCAGTAAAGTAGGTAGTCGTATCAAGGAAATGCGCTCTCGGCACCAACTACCAGTCGGTGCGACTATAACATGAATATTTACACTattgtgtatgtgtatgtgtatgtgttcCCTCTTATATCTGTTACTGAAACTAACGTAATCCTTGACGGTGAAATGACTTTCGATGTGCGAATCctcaatgataataatgatgaataTGATAAAAGACAACTGCTAGAGAAAACAGGAAACGAAAAAAGGAAGAGAGAAGAAAAGGATAGACATCTTGAGCGAGAACGAAAGATAATCAAAAGTATTGATAAAGCAAAGTCATCACATaaagaaaaagtaaaacaaaataaaaatatacagttAGAAGAAAGAGCGAAGGAAAAATGGAAGGGAAAAGACAAAGATAGATATATTGCTAAGGGAGGGAATGAAAAAAAGTTTATAGAGAGTGAAAGACATACTGCCCAAGAAGTGAGAGTCAATGGGAAGAGTAGAGTGGAGGAAATGGAGTCGCCAGAGAAGAGGATAACTAAAGCAGTGCATTTGGAGTGTGTGTACCAGTATCCTGAGACAAGCCAGATGGAAGTTCTACTCAGTGACATGATGAACCAGCTGACCAGGGTACCAATGTTGTAAAGTTCTGAGACTAACCTCAATGTGGACTAGCCAACCACACAtgagtagaatagaatatatttttttacagtgcttttgaatcgtaacaagtgtaaattaaaaatttataacacccccgacaagtgaaggttacagtaactagaaaagacctgataactttcaaacggctgaaccaattttcttagactattccgcgcctacgatccaaagcatctgagttttccaaaacatcattttcaaataaataattatgtatcaaggcaacgtccatcttgacagcttcacatttgtcaattgacataatattatgaacctaacggttatctaaccttcttttctacaagaaaactagaaaagagctgataactcttaaacggctgaaccaatttttttggattatagctaagaacactctcgatcaagccacctttcaaacaaaaaaagtaaattaaaatcggttcattcgtttaggcgctacgatgccacagacagatacacatatacacagatacacacgtcaaacttataacacccctctttttgggtcgggggttaaaaataatttaccacggGTTCGGAAATACCATTCCTACCAACCAGCAAGAAACCCTGCAATTACTCATttcaaatgtttaatttacaataacattATGCTATATTGTATataagcatcgatgtatataagcaattgcagccccgttcattgctggagcgagtaaAATCCACGCCTTTtgaggttccgtacctcaaaaggaaaaagaaacccttaaatgatcactttgttatttgtctgtccgtctgtcttgttTGTCAAGAAACGATGACGAAATCAGGACGGTAAGTAATccaacacgaccggagagagatcaggcgcaggaccgatTTACACACTTTCCACCAACTTCCCAACTTCAGGCTGCTACTGAGAATTTATTGACATAACCTAATGGAATTTCTTACAGTAAAACTTACTTAATAGATGCACTTCAAACTCTGTTGATCTTTTAACGATTTTAATTGTTATTCTCTCTTTCAGTTGATAGTTAGCGCACATGAGTACAGCGAAGGCGACGTGGGCAGAGTGGGCATTATGGGCGATGCGCACGAAGTGAACAACCCTACGCGGTCAGGAAAACGCTTTCGTGTCGTAAACGACCGCAGCCCCGCTGTCTTCGAGACTATCTTCAAACAACTCACCGATGAATACCAGTACGTCTTACtgaacactttttaacccccgacccaaaaagaggggtgttataagtttgacatgtgtatctatctgtggcttcgtagctcttcaacgaatgaaccgattttaatttagttttttttgtttgaaaggtggctcaatcgaaagtgttcttagctacaatcgaagaaaatcggttcagccgtttgaaagttatcagctcttttccagttttcttaTATTTCACACATTTCCAAAATGCGTTCCCTCAGGAACACTGACTAGATAAACTTAGAAAGTAAAAAATCTATACAAAAACTTTATTCCCAAGGGTTAACGCCAATAAGAGGCCAATGGAAAATCTCAAGTAAATCTTTGAAAGACGCTGGACACATTGACGGTTCTTCTAAGAGGTCTGTAACGATTGATACGACGTTGGATGGTGATGACATTTATGACAACCTCGTAAGTTTCCGAGATCGATTAGATTTTCCAATTAGGCTCGGATTTGGTCAGGCACCGAATCTGCGTACATCACACCGGCGAAACCGCTCCACGATTCAAATGGTTCCActgaacaaataaaaatccatAATATCGCCTCTATTTTCAGAAAGTTCTACAACACAACACTCCAAAAAATCGACCGGTCAAAGGACCCGTGCGATCACCAAACGGAAGTTAAGTACATATGGCAAGATCTCCTAGCTCAGTCGCAACTCATGTTGCATCGCTCGACTTTGCTCGCTGCTGAGCAGATCTCCCCGAGGAACAGAGCTGATGGCTCCAAGCACGACAAGATGAAGCGCATGCTGGGGGCAGAGCTGGCGAAGATACGCTCTGAACAGCTGGACACGCTGTGTGACAACTTTCAGCTGTGTTATAATGAATTGCTTTGATTACATCTCAGCCAATCCATCAGCTTATATGcacccacagctggacataggcattTTCAAGAGCGCGTCAACAAACATGGTCCTCCGCTTCCCTCATCGATCCACTTcccaccaccttcttcaggtcatcggttcaGCAGGCTAGGGGTCATTCTATATTGTGCTTACCAGTTCGTGGTGATTAtatgcgtttttaacccccgacccaaaaagaggggtgttataagtttgacgtgtgtatctgtgtgtctgtgtatctgtctgtggcgtcgtagctcccaaactaatgaaccgattttaatttagttttttgtttgaaacgtggcttgatcgagagtgttcttagctataatctaagaaaatcggttcagccgttagaaagttatcagctcttttctagttgctgtaatcttcacttgtcgggggtgttataaacttttaatttacacttgtaattttgaGTTAAGACCACAGAACTTAGTTTTCACGTAGACTCTAGCCAGCTATGAACTTATGTTGTTGCTTGATTCACACGCCAGTAGCTGCCAGTtgtacagttcacgacagttaagcTCCCTTCACAGTAAGTCGAGGTTTACCCACACTGGCAGGCGTTTATAAGGCTAGGTGAGTACCCTATGAAACGACTATAGGTATCTTTGATTCACGTCATTCCTACCCTAATAtatgacagatgtcgattcaggatcaaaccgagagtttcctcactccaGTTCACTCTGGCAGTTGCTACAGTTTCAAGGACCTAGAGTAAATTGTAGCAACTGATTGAAGGCGTCAGTAAACATCAATTACTAGCCGAGCGAGGTCCCTCACTGCAAGTTTTATCATTGTAGGTTTTATAGGTAAAGTTGTGACCTCGTAGCGATTTACGCCCTCGGCGCCGGCAGCCGCACGGGCCGTAAGTGAGCCGTAACTAAGCTCTTACGGACGTGATTCCAGAGCACCGGGAACTTTAAGTGAGGTATAAATGCTCCAACTCGAGCACACTGCCTCGCTACCTGTGCTGTTTCAGGCTGTTCGCACATTACATTACGCGTCGAACGCGCCGCAATTTACGCACTGAAATTACGCTATTACTTACGGCATATTATAGAATTAGCAGAGCGAGATACTAATGCGAATAGCATTTAATGTCTTTAAAGAAAGAGATAGGTACTAAGCAGTCGTTATTATTCCACAGTGATGTCATAAGCAAACACTATTAAGACtaatcgtacctacctacctaataagtttatactatactagctgacgcccgcgacttcgtccgcgtggatttaggttttttgaaatcccgtgagaactctttggtccgaatttcagccaaatccgtcgggtgtttttgcgtgaaggagtagcaaacatacacacacacacacacacatatacaaactttcgcctttataatattagtgtgatttgtctGTAGCACCACCCAAGTTAACTGAGCAATGTACAGCTCAGCAAAATGTTTTGTATGCTATACGGCTGGCTATACGTGAATGTGCGTTCAATCCTAATActctaaaaatgaatgaataacGATGAATTTTCTGCAATGTCTGATTATGACAAACTAGACTGTCCAGCTGGACCACGGAAGCTGCGGctataagtttttataataagcaGTAAAATGTGTCACCGGCGTTTGTAATCGTTGCGTGCGGCACGCGTGAGCAAGTAATAGAAGTGCGATCGACTTTCCTTTAAACTTAAAGCTACCAAAAGTTATCTTTTCTTACTTAACAACGTTGAAAAGTGGAGGATACTTCATCTCGTGCGGGGAGCGGGTTGAAGTCCGCCGCCGGTCGCGTCGCGTCGCGACTCCGGCGAAActtgtatttattatactagctgatgcccgcgacttcgtccgcgtggatttagattccaTCCCATCAGtcttggtggtcaggtcccctgcagcaacaggattgaggagttggaatccaatttttttatgaaacaatgtcgcaaagttcttctatcgattaaaaaaaaaattacgcaaatcggttcagaaatatcggagatttcggtgtaaataggtagaaaaacacaactccctttttgaaagtcggttaaaaaagtagcctatgttacgccctggtcagtcctctacttgtctgtgaaagtcccgtcaaaatcggttcagccgttccgaagattagccttttcaaacagacacacagtcagacagacagacagacagacagacagacagacagacagacagacagacaaaaaatttaaaaacgtgtgattcagttaaggtatcgttcaagtaaccctatgagcttaatatgaggcagttatttcgaaattacagacagacacttcaattttatttattagtatagattttaagGACTGAAGTTTAGCATCTAAAGTGATTCTAACTTGTTCTCGTTTCAAGTTTACAActttggaatatttaagttctaGGAAGCGAAAGGAGAGGTAGATTTAGCTACCTACCTCCTCGGTTTACTTTATCCCGAGCTTTCTATCAtcattaatccatactaatattatgaagtcgccagtgtgtctgtcttgcttttcacggcccatccgtttaatagATTTTGGCAAAAGGCACAGAGATACTTGCATTGCATCCCGGGGATatggacttaggctactttttgtaccggaaaatcaaacagtttccacaggatttataaaaaaccttaattcacTTGGCAGACTTCGTCCCCACGTGCAAGGCACCCCGGGCTATTTGTTACAGAAACGCTTGCGTCGCGGAaacggatagactacttttatcccgaaaaattcaagaattcccacgggattttttaaaaaccataatCGACGGGGatgtagtcgcgggcatcagctagttaattatgAATAGTGGTAAGTGATCAGGACCCTCAGAAATGAGGTATACGATGTAGAGGgagatattttttaacccccccacccaaaaagaagggtgttataagtttgacgtgtgtatgtgtgtatgtgtgtatctgtgtatctgtctgtggcatcgtagcgcctaaacgagtgaaccgattttaatttagttctttttgtttgaaaggtggattgattgatcgagagtgttcttagctataatccaagaaaatcggttcagctgtttgaaagtcatcagctcttttctagttactgcaaccttcacttgtcgggggtgttataaatttttaatttacacttgtattttattcttattttgttGGGTGGCTTTCAGTAGTGAAGAGACACTTCGTCCACGCTTTCTCTACACAATGTCCAACTGGTCGTCGGCTCACTTCTGAGAACGATTCTTCTCTCCAAATGAGAagagcttaggccatagtccgccaagCTGGTATAGCACTGAAACGAgtgtacaaattaaaaatttataacacccccgacaagtgaaggttacagtaactagaaaagagctgataactttcaaacggctgaaccgattttcttggattctagctacaacaacactttcgatcaaaccacctttcaaacaaaaaaaaactgaattaaaatcggttcattagtttaagagctacggagccacagacagatacacagacacacagatacacacgtcaaacttataacacccctctttttgggtcgggggttaataaaacaaaactattGCAATTAATAAGGTCGCTTGAACGTTAAAAACTTGAATTGCCAGTATTTTCCGGTTGGCGTCAATTCGTCATCCGAGCAGTGTATGGAGCGCGGATAAACATCGCGGAAACGCCAAAATCCACAACACGCGCAAATATTTGTCTATTTGTCGCCGCGCGCTCCGCCCGCTAGCGACGCGATGTGGACACGGGCTCCGCTTTTACGCTCACTCTATTGATTCATTTTCAGCTTTGTAGCTttctaggtacttatttatctattttcctCAAGGAGCCGATGTTAACTTCAGTTTACGTAGATGAGTCAAGTTTGCGT encodes the following:
- the LOC123868456 gene encoding uncharacterized protein LOC123868456 — its product is MTFDVRILNDNNDEYDKRQLLEKTGNEKRKREEKDRHLERERKIIKSIDKAKSSHKEKVKQNKNIQLEERAKEKWKGKDKDRYIAKGGNEKKFIESERHTAQEVRVNGKSRVEEMESPEKRITKAVHLECVYQYPETSQMEVLLSDMMNQLTRLIVSAHEYSEGDVGRVGIMGDAHEVNNPTRSGKRFRVVNDRSPAVFETIFKQLTDEYQKFYNTTLQKIDRSKDPCDHQTEVKYIWQDLLAQSQLMLHRSTLLAAEQISPRNRADGSKHDKMKRMLGAELAKIRSEQLDTLCDNFQLCYNELL